GTGCTACACCTTCGTTTTTCTGCTCTACCCTCGTGTCAATCGCTTCTACGTTCAAGGGAGCCAGATATGTTCCGTCGTGTTTAAACGTGAGGGAGTCTTGGAGAAGGCTCGAATTAACGCTACGAGTGTCGTCAAGCGAATCACAGTTCGAGCTACTTGACATCTCGGTAGCATTATTTATCCCACTATCATTGagttttgttttctcattttttgctTTCGTTACTACGGGTGTCTTCTCATCTTCAAATGAATTCTTCGCCGAATATTTTTcctgttctttttttattggttGCTCCAGGGTTCTTCTCGGCCTGTCGTTTACGACGATCAGGGTATTCTCTTCGACACCGCTCAGCCCAGCTTCTGTAAATATTTAACAGATCATGGCATATAATTCGAGCCCCTTTCAACATTAGAtatcaataaaaagaaaaccgataataaattattttctcaccgTTTTCAGAGCTACCGTAATCTGCACGAGGAGCAGGTTGATTTGAATTAGTACTATTCTCTGCATTCTTAAACAATTTAGAAAGCTGCTTCGCCAATCTCCATGAATTGTAACTGTACTTTTTCAATCTCTGAAAAATTGTTAGATGCATTGCCTCCTCCGCGATGGAACAGCCTTCAACGATCTTCTTGCGTTGTGAAAcggtcaaattttttccacgcaTCCTAGCCTGCATAACCCGAAAGTAAAAGGGAATAAGACAAATTCAAGTTTCGTAAAAGCATGCCACGAggattattattacagtaCTGTAACCGTGGGAGTAAAATTTAGTTATAAGATCTTCATATGTACCTTTAGGGCAAACGAGGGATTCTCATTTCCGACAAATGGTTTGAAGAAATTGCTTTTAATCCAGGCCCGGGTCACCATAGTTTTACCAAAAAATGTCACGTAATACTGGCTCTGGAAATTAGCAAATTAAATTTACGTCATACAGAGCATAATAGTGAACGCGCAAATCAAAGTGAAAGCATAACGAGATATTGTCTCACCGGTACGGTCGAATTGGGATTGTCGAACCAATAGAATCGCTTAGAGTCGGGACAGAAGTCGATCATCGCCGGACTCCATGGATGCCCGATTACTTTGGCCCACACGACACTCCCCGCCTTAAATGCACTCTCGATGAATATTTCGTCCTTTGGGAGTTCCACGCACTCTGGCGTCGAACATTTGTTTGTTGATTTATCTAtcgaatagtaaaaataaaaacaatatagtgaatatatgtttaaaaatttgataaataattatggTCGGGAAATTGAACATTCTaaacattatttatatttcagaCGTACCAGAATTCATGTAGCAATACCATTTTTCGGGTACTTCAAGCGGGTCATCGATGTTCGCTACGTAACGCCACTTTTTGCAAGTTGGTTCGCTACATTCGATCCAGAGACCATGTAAGTTGGGTATCACGGTATTGTTATCGTCCTCCATGGCTTGTATGGTTCGAAAATCTGAAACCTGTTcgataaaattagaaaaccgaaccgaataaaatacaaaagaataaaaataaggacACAATAAAGAGTTAGTTGAACATTATAAAAAGCGACACAGTTCTGAGGTTTTTAGCATATTAattgtgtattatacataattataggGAGTGCAGCCGATATACACTGGTTATCAATTACATTATACTATATTATTTAACAATAAACGATCGATCACTGGCCAtgtacgaataaataaattatattctgAAGTGAGTGAATTCTCCCAGCTTCGACAGATTGGTCAATTCTTCCCGGCTACCTTGGCACGTACCATTTCGATCATAATTCTTGAGCGAATAGCTCCAGCATATGTCTTTTCTAGTTTCCTGATCACGATCGTCTGCCCCTGGATCCACTTTGTTTTCCTTATCAACCGTCGAATCGTTCTTCAATACGTTTCCTGCTCTGTTACGGTTCTTCTTTCTATATCCCTGACTCGTTCCAGAAAGGTTTGTTTCGTCTGTCGGgatgttgagaatttttctcgGCACGACGGTAACGTCTGCTAATTTTCCCCGCGTATATTTATCCTGGTTTTGAACCGACTTCGTCGGTGTAACGAGGTAGTAATTGTCCTCGCTCTCCCTGTCGCTGTAGTAAACAAGCTTCTTTGGCCTCAACACCTTCTTGTCAAATTCCTTGCGAGACTTGATCGGCGCTCCTGGAGTCGCGGCGCATCTTTCTTGAATATTCGGTGGCGTAGCTCGGACATTTTCTTCCACATCCTCGTCGTCCTCGCAATCCTCGTAGACCAAAACCCTGGCTGCAGGCTTCATTCTTTGGTTGTTTACCTTGATGTCGAATCGCCGTTGATTAGTACTTGATACCTGAAATAATATTGCGCATTGGTTACCAATTGTCATCTGCGTAAACGAATTAAAGAATGACGTCGTTTCCCACcttgatactttttttctcgacTTCAATGCAGTCCCGAAAGACGCTGGTAACagtatcgaaaaatttcaattctcttgaaattattttaccctGTATTTTACGTTCACTTCCAATCATTTCGACTCCGTTTTTCGCTGTTTCGGAATTGAATATCAACGCTCTTGctgtcttcttcttcctttccgCCATTTTATTTGGTACTTTTTCACATTGGACGTACAATAAGCTCTTCAACGCATAATGTCATGGAGATATACATAATTCATCCGAAGCTAGtttcatatttgtatatacTTACTTCGTTATCGAAATCTCCGAAATGTGAAGCTATGTGCAaatgtaacgaaaaaaaaaaaaacgtctagCGAGtgacaattgaaaattttcaaccgtcGTTACCGCGGCTCCCTTCACGTCGTCCCTTTTATCACGGCCAAATCACGCATTGGCCTTGCCACTACTGATATCTGAGACTCATGTCAGACAAATGCGAAATGCCGATTATTACTGAATCATCAATAATCacggtgtagaaaaaaaatgataatcgtCATCCGTAATACATACGGGCACGATGTGCCAACGATTTACGCAGAGTTCTTTTTCCGAGACAACATGACAAGGATTCAGACATCAAAACGCATGCTATCAGTCCTTTAACTACTTCTCATCATGTGTACAGAAATAATAAGGACTTACCTTTAATCGATCAAGTTATAAGATGAAAACGAGCCTCAGAAACGAAATCAAGTTGACGATTGTC
This portion of the Diprion similis isolate iyDipSimi1 chromosome 7, iyDipSimi1.1, whole genome shotgun sequence genome encodes:
- the LOC124407928 gene encoding uncharacterized protein LOC124407928, which codes for MEDDNNTVIPNLHGLWIECSEPTCKKWRYVANIDDPLEVPEKWYCYMNSDKSTNKCSTPECVELPKDEIFIESAFKAGSVVWAKVIGHPWSPAMIDFCPDSKRFYWFDNPNSTVPSQYYVTFFGKTMVTRAWIKSNFFKPFVGNENPSFALKARMRGKNLTVSQRKKIVEGCSIAEEAMHLTIFQRLKKYSYNSWRLAKQLSKLFKNAENSTNSNQPAPRADYGSSENEAGLSGVEENTLIVVNDRPRRTLEQPIKKEQEKYSAKNSFEDEKTPVVTKAKNEKTKLNDSGINNATEMSSSSNCDSLDDTRSVNSSLLQDSLTFKHDGTYLAPLNVEAIDTRVEQKNEGVAQKPSVLSDKKQLNLSGIRKSVNKPFRKLTVNSNVTETENEKPPSNNKVIEKGEANIVKSPEVIECSPQRPPSRLSLMLRPLAEDRKNRFNLQGSMTETLIGNDKENELTGSRYLKALSELTPRDESAHGSWTQSGYRSRNHTSAVRKLPAWFFDDKKREEQQERSFEKVISRMSSAGDIDRIRTEARQSLLSDTSGESGPTVSRQNESLEKRPQQIQYAELFTSDED